The following coding sequences are from one Alosa alosa isolate M-15738 ecotype Scorff River chromosome 13, AALO_Geno_1.1, whole genome shotgun sequence window:
- the rad54b gene encoding DNA repair and recombination protein RAD54B isoform X2, which translates to MRRSAAPSQQGNAAKKMRFVPPGTRGFPPCPSPDTPEHCTLPLQPKPTLTNAVNTTPVNRRPRESQVSGALARVLSVVPVSEKTTDTPSEEEENTHTHMKDEEHQAPQSRPISIQTCPTERYLSVMWCKASNRKHKRWEGDAVLVAKGRSVVLKDMEGKDIGRGSGYKASELENLAEGETLMVSGKQIEVMGVISAEDYAKGRCFQEVSTATSTVPLLESAVARSAAKPFSRPSLKGGVAKSKEPEREIRPRHDPNAQGALVMPRPPANHQWLWNKSGLPLVDVVMDPHLTVRLRPHQREGVIFLYECIMGMRLSGRCGAILADEMGLGKTLQCVSLLWMLLRQGPYGGKPAITRALVVAPGSLVKNWGAEFNKWLGRERLRVYMVDQDHRVEEYVSSPVCPVMVVSYEMVLRSLSSLQKLDFGLLICDEGHRLKNTSIKTTSALHTLSCTRRIILTGTPVQNDLQEFYSIVEFVNPGVLGSSAGYRKIYEEPIIHSRQPSCTQEERALGEERAAELSRLTGVFTLRRTQEIIGRYLPGRVEWTLFCRPTPLQSSLYAQLLSTQAVRSCLRGSTTHLSTNSPHFACISALKKLCNHPGLLYNTMKKDSTEGSVCEGLSAELFPAAYSSGTFGTDESGKLLVLCDLLAAVQHYNPTDRVVLVSNYTQTLDLLQDLCVHLGYTCCRLDGNTPVSKRQNLVDSFNKPSSDHFLFLLSSKAGGVGLNLVGASHLVLYDIDWNPANDMQAMARVWRDGQRKTVHIYRLLTTGTIEERIYQRQVCKQGLSGAVVDLGKGADHISFSSEDLRDLFTFETKTTCLTHQLLGCRCAGDGEIQCLPEEETTLAERACQLGRRADSVNIPQRVSMSELMQWRHYSGDNQSYGDVYLDHAHSHITYAFQSMSTETQLSR; encoded by the exons ATGCGTCGGTCAGCAGCTCCTAGTCAGCAAGGCAATGCGGCTAAAAAGATGCGCTTTGTGCCTCCTGGGACGCGAGGATTTCCTCCTTGTCCGAGTCCTGACACTCCTGAACACTGCACACTGCCTCTGCAGCCCAAACCCACACTCACTAACGCAGTTAACACG ACACCGGTCAACAGGAGACCACGTGAGTCTCAAGTGTCAGGAGCGTTGGCACGGGTGCTCAGTGTGGTCCCAGTCTCTGAGAAGACCACAGATACACCctctgaggaagaggagaacacacacacacatatgaaggaTGAGGAGCACCAGGCCCCCCAGAGCCGACCCATCAGCATACAGACATGCCCTACAG AGCGGTACCTCAGCGTCATGTGGTGTAAGGCGTCCAACAGGAAGCATAAACGCTGGGAAGGGGATGCTGTTTTGGTTGCCAAGGGGCGGAGTGTGGTGCTGAAGGACATGGAGGGGAAGGATATTGGTCGAG gCTCTGGTTACAAAGCGTCAGAGCTGGAGAATCTGGCTGAAGGTGAAACCTTGATGGTTTCTGGGAAGCAGATTGAGGTCATGGGGGTCATCTCTGCAGAGGACTATGCCAAGGGCCGCTGCTTCCAGGAAGTCTCCACTGCAACCTCCACAGTGCCCTTGCTTGAGTCCGCTGTTGCCAGGTCAGCAGCAAAACCCTTCTCTCGGCCATCTCTCAAGGGTGGAGTCGCGAAATCCAAAGAGCCGGAGAGAGAGATACGGCCCCGTCATGACCCAAATgcacaag GTGCTCTAGTGATGCCTCGCCCCCCAGCCAATCACCAGTGGCTTTGGAATAAAAGTGGCCTCCCATTAGTAGATGTGGTGATGGATCCTCATCTGACCGTTCGTCTGCGGCCGCACCAGAGAGAGGGTGTGATCTTTCTCTATGAGTGCATCATGGGAATGAG ACTGTCGGGGCGGTGTGGTGCGATCCTGGCGGATGAGATGGGCCTGGGGAAGACTCTGCAGTGCGTGAGCCTGCTGTGGATGCTGCTGAGGCAGGGGCCGTATGGGGGGAAGCCAGCCATCACCCGCGCCCTCGTCGTTGCCCCCGGCAGCCTGGTCAAGAACTGGGGGGCCGAGTTCAACAAGTGGCTCGGACGAGAACGACTTCGAGTCTACATGGTGGATCAG GACCACCGTGTGGAGGAGTATGTGTCGTCTCCGGTGTGTCCAGTGATGGTGGTGAGTTATGAGATGGTGCTGCGCTCCCTGAGCTCGCTGCAGAAGCTGGACTTCGGCCTGCTTATCTGTGACGAGGGTCATCGGCTCAAGAACACAAGCATCAAAACCACCAGCgctctacacacactctcctgcacCAGGAGAATCATACTGACGG GGACTCCTGTGCAAAATGACCTTCAAGAGTTTTACTCAATAGTTGAGTTTGTGAATCCAGGCGTTCTGGGATCTTCAGCAGGATACAGGAAGATTTATGAGGAGCCAATCATTCACTCCCGCCAGCCTTCCTGCACTCAg GAGGAGCGTGCACTGGGAGAGGAGCGTGCCGCGGAGCTGTCTCGGCTGACCGGGGTGTTCACCCTGAGGAGGACGCAGGAGATCATCGGCCGCTACCTCCCCGGCCGCGTGGAGTGGACGCTCTTCTGCCGGCCGACTCCGCTGCAGAGCAGCCTGTACGCGCAGCTGCTGAGCACGCAGGCGGTGCGGTCCTGCCTCCGGGGCTCCACCACGCACCTCAGCACCAACAGCCCGCACTTCGCCTGCATCAGCGCCCTCAAGAAGCTCTGCAACCACCCGGGGCTGCTCTACAACACCATGAAGAAG GATAGCACAGAGGGTTCTGTGTGTGAGGGCCTGTCAGCAGAGCTGTTCCCTGCAGCCTACAGCAGCGGCACGTTCGGCACGGACGAGTCGGGGAAACTCCTGGTGCTGTGTGACCTCCTCGCTGCTGTACAGCACTACAACCCCACAGACAG GGTGGTGTTGGTCTCTAACTACACTCAGACTCTGGATCTGCTCCAAGATCTATGTGTTCATCTCGGATACACCTGCTGTCGCCTGGACGGTAACACCCCAGTGTCCAAGCGGCAGAACCTGGTGGACTCTTTCAACAAGCCGAGCTCAGaccacttcctcttcctgttaAGCTCCAAGGCTGGAGGGGTGGGCCTTAACCTGGTGGGGGCCTCCCACCTCGTGCTCTACGACATTGACTGGAATCCTGCCAATGACATGCAG GCAATGGCACGTGTGTGGAGAGATGGACAAAGGAAAACTGTTCACATCTACAGGCTTCTGACCACAG gtACAATAGAGGAGAGGATCTACCAAAGGCAGGTGTGTAAGCAGGGTTTGTCAGGTGCAGTAGTTGATCTGGGGAAAGGGGCTGATCACATCAGCTTCTCTTCTGAGGACCTCCGCGATCTTTTTACCTTTGAAACCAAAACAACGTGCCTCACACACCAGCTCCTGGGCTGTCGCTGTGCAGGGGACGGAGAGATACAgt GTTTGCCAGAGGAAGAGACCACATTGGCGGAGCGGGCCTGTCAGTTGGGTCGTCGTGCCGACAGTGTGAACATTCCACAGCGGGTTAGCATGTCTGAGCTCATGCAGTGGAGACACTACTCAGGAGACAACCAATCATATGGAGACGTTTACCTAGACCACGCCCACTCACACATCACCTATGCTTTTCAGAGTATGAGCACCGAAACGCAACTGTCAAGGTAG
- the rad54b gene encoding DNA repair and recombination protein RAD54B isoform X1: MRRSAAPSQQGNAAKKMRFVPPGTRGFPPCPSPDTPEHCTLPLQPKPTLTNAVNTVQTPVNRRPRESQVSGALARVLSVVPVSEKTTDTPSEEEENTHTHMKDEEHQAPQSRPISIQTCPTERYLSVMWCKASNRKHKRWEGDAVLVAKGRSVVLKDMEGKDIGRGSGYKASELENLAEGETLMVSGKQIEVMGVISAEDYAKGRCFQEVSTATSTVPLLESAVARSAAKPFSRPSLKGGVAKSKEPEREIRPRHDPNAQGALVMPRPPANHQWLWNKSGLPLVDVVMDPHLTVRLRPHQREGVIFLYECIMGMRLSGRCGAILADEMGLGKTLQCVSLLWMLLRQGPYGGKPAITRALVVAPGSLVKNWGAEFNKWLGRERLRVYMVDQDHRVEEYVSSPVCPVMVVSYEMVLRSLSSLQKLDFGLLICDEGHRLKNTSIKTTSALHTLSCTRRIILTGTPVQNDLQEFYSIVEFVNPGVLGSSAGYRKIYEEPIIHSRQPSCTQEERALGEERAAELSRLTGVFTLRRTQEIIGRYLPGRVEWTLFCRPTPLQSSLYAQLLSTQAVRSCLRGSTTHLSTNSPHFACISALKKLCNHPGLLYNTMKKDSTEGSVCEGLSAELFPAAYSSGTFGTDESGKLLVLCDLLAAVQHYNPTDRVVLVSNYTQTLDLLQDLCVHLGYTCCRLDGNTPVSKRQNLVDSFNKPSSDHFLFLLSSKAGGVGLNLVGASHLVLYDIDWNPANDMQAMARVWRDGQRKTVHIYRLLTTGTIEERIYQRQVCKQGLSGAVVDLGKGADHISFSSEDLRDLFTFETKTTCLTHQLLGCRCAGDGEIQCLPEEETTLAERACQLGRRADSVNIPQRVSMSELMQWRHYSGDNQSYGDVYLDHAHSHITYAFQSMSTETQLSR; encoded by the exons ATGCGTCGGTCAGCAGCTCCTAGTCAGCAAGGCAATGCGGCTAAAAAGATGCGCTTTGTGCCTCCTGGGACGCGAGGATTTCCTCCTTGTCCGAGTCCTGACACTCCTGAACACTGCACACTGCCTCTGCAGCCCAAACCCACACTCACTAACGCAGTTAACACGG TGCAGACACCGGTCAACAGGAGACCACGTGAGTCTCAAGTGTCAGGAGCGTTGGCACGGGTGCTCAGTGTGGTCCCAGTCTCTGAGAAGACCACAGATACACCctctgaggaagaggagaacacacacacacatatgaaggaTGAGGAGCACCAGGCCCCCCAGAGCCGACCCATCAGCATACAGACATGCCCTACAG AGCGGTACCTCAGCGTCATGTGGTGTAAGGCGTCCAACAGGAAGCATAAACGCTGGGAAGGGGATGCTGTTTTGGTTGCCAAGGGGCGGAGTGTGGTGCTGAAGGACATGGAGGGGAAGGATATTGGTCGAG gCTCTGGTTACAAAGCGTCAGAGCTGGAGAATCTGGCTGAAGGTGAAACCTTGATGGTTTCTGGGAAGCAGATTGAGGTCATGGGGGTCATCTCTGCAGAGGACTATGCCAAGGGCCGCTGCTTCCAGGAAGTCTCCACTGCAACCTCCACAGTGCCCTTGCTTGAGTCCGCTGTTGCCAGGTCAGCAGCAAAACCCTTCTCTCGGCCATCTCTCAAGGGTGGAGTCGCGAAATCCAAAGAGCCGGAGAGAGAGATACGGCCCCGTCATGACCCAAATgcacaag GTGCTCTAGTGATGCCTCGCCCCCCAGCCAATCACCAGTGGCTTTGGAATAAAAGTGGCCTCCCATTAGTAGATGTGGTGATGGATCCTCATCTGACCGTTCGTCTGCGGCCGCACCAGAGAGAGGGTGTGATCTTTCTCTATGAGTGCATCATGGGAATGAG ACTGTCGGGGCGGTGTGGTGCGATCCTGGCGGATGAGATGGGCCTGGGGAAGACTCTGCAGTGCGTGAGCCTGCTGTGGATGCTGCTGAGGCAGGGGCCGTATGGGGGGAAGCCAGCCATCACCCGCGCCCTCGTCGTTGCCCCCGGCAGCCTGGTCAAGAACTGGGGGGCCGAGTTCAACAAGTGGCTCGGACGAGAACGACTTCGAGTCTACATGGTGGATCAG GACCACCGTGTGGAGGAGTATGTGTCGTCTCCGGTGTGTCCAGTGATGGTGGTGAGTTATGAGATGGTGCTGCGCTCCCTGAGCTCGCTGCAGAAGCTGGACTTCGGCCTGCTTATCTGTGACGAGGGTCATCGGCTCAAGAACACAAGCATCAAAACCACCAGCgctctacacacactctcctgcacCAGGAGAATCATACTGACGG GGACTCCTGTGCAAAATGACCTTCAAGAGTTTTACTCAATAGTTGAGTTTGTGAATCCAGGCGTTCTGGGATCTTCAGCAGGATACAGGAAGATTTATGAGGAGCCAATCATTCACTCCCGCCAGCCTTCCTGCACTCAg GAGGAGCGTGCACTGGGAGAGGAGCGTGCCGCGGAGCTGTCTCGGCTGACCGGGGTGTTCACCCTGAGGAGGACGCAGGAGATCATCGGCCGCTACCTCCCCGGCCGCGTGGAGTGGACGCTCTTCTGCCGGCCGACTCCGCTGCAGAGCAGCCTGTACGCGCAGCTGCTGAGCACGCAGGCGGTGCGGTCCTGCCTCCGGGGCTCCACCACGCACCTCAGCACCAACAGCCCGCACTTCGCCTGCATCAGCGCCCTCAAGAAGCTCTGCAACCACCCGGGGCTGCTCTACAACACCATGAAGAAG GATAGCACAGAGGGTTCTGTGTGTGAGGGCCTGTCAGCAGAGCTGTTCCCTGCAGCCTACAGCAGCGGCACGTTCGGCACGGACGAGTCGGGGAAACTCCTGGTGCTGTGTGACCTCCTCGCTGCTGTACAGCACTACAACCCCACAGACAG GGTGGTGTTGGTCTCTAACTACACTCAGACTCTGGATCTGCTCCAAGATCTATGTGTTCATCTCGGATACACCTGCTGTCGCCTGGACGGTAACACCCCAGTGTCCAAGCGGCAGAACCTGGTGGACTCTTTCAACAAGCCGAGCTCAGaccacttcctcttcctgttaAGCTCCAAGGCTGGAGGGGTGGGCCTTAACCTGGTGGGGGCCTCCCACCTCGTGCTCTACGACATTGACTGGAATCCTGCCAATGACATGCAG GCAATGGCACGTGTGTGGAGAGATGGACAAAGGAAAACTGTTCACATCTACAGGCTTCTGACCACAG gtACAATAGAGGAGAGGATCTACCAAAGGCAGGTGTGTAAGCAGGGTTTGTCAGGTGCAGTAGTTGATCTGGGGAAAGGGGCTGATCACATCAGCTTCTCTTCTGAGGACCTCCGCGATCTTTTTACCTTTGAAACCAAAACAACGTGCCTCACACACCAGCTCCTGGGCTGTCGCTGTGCAGGGGACGGAGAGATACAgt GTTTGCCAGAGGAAGAGACCACATTGGCGGAGCGGGCCTGTCAGTTGGGTCGTCGTGCCGACAGTGTGAACATTCCACAGCGGGTTAGCATGTCTGAGCTCATGCAGTGGAGACACTACTCAGGAGACAACCAATCATATGGAGACGTTTACCTAGACCACGCCCACTCACACATCACCTATGCTTTTCAGAGTATGAGCACCGAAACGCAACTGTCAAGGTAG
- the LOC125305528 gene encoding fibrinogen silencer-binding protein — protein MASMYVSNAAVGKARSSNFTLSEKLDLLRLAQPHIRLLEDHTNKHAVIVDKNRCWENIAQRYNSLGGERPPRTAQGLRTLYKRLKEAAKQEVLLRSHAQPEYRGSLSEPTKRVMEMIPHLFHSLERLQYKRDSPIEQPGSSSSGPTLSDFHGVTMAVRVESEDVKPPPDLPALTNHVSVTPTITHTSTHTLAIPHSEVARGPNEREEEEEEEEEEVELEEETELHNYDPSLSPSPSSMHLPLSPTITHPRRGLYQRELVSHRFPGLEAESLQMMREEHELVLANHRKVGLYLDEKREGLKRRQQLEEELLRAKVKVERLRAARLRHGLPHTHM, from the exons ATGGCGTCTATGTACGTGTCTAATGCTGCAGTGGGGAAGGCACGCTCATCAAATTTCACGCTGTCGGAGAAACTGGACCTGCTGCGACTGGCCCAGCCACACATTCGCCTGCTGGAAGACCACACCAACAAGCATGCCGTGATTGTGGACAAAAACCGCTGCTGGGAGAACATCGCCCAGCGCTACAACAGCCTCGGGGGGGAACGTCCCCCTCGCACGGCCCAAGGCCTGCGCACGCTCTACAAGCGCCTCAAAGaggccgccaaacaggaagtgctgCTGCGAAGCCACGCCCAGCCTGAGTACCGTGGCAGCCTCAGCGAGCCAACCAAACGCGTGATGGAGATGATCCCtcatctctttcactctctggaGAG gCTACAGTATAAGAGAGACTCTCCTATTGAGCAACCTGGGAGCAGCTCCTCCGGACCTACCCTGTCAGACTTTCACGGGGTTACCATGGCGGTCCGAGTTGAATCCGAGGATGTGAAACCGCCTCCTGACTTGCCAGCACTGACCAATCACGTGTCAGTGACACCGACCATCACgcacacgtccacacacaccctcgcaaTCCCCCACAGTGAAGTGGCGCGAGGACCAAACgagcgagaggaggaggaggaggaggaggaggaggaagtggaacTGGAGGAAGAGACGGAGCTACATAACTAcgacccctccctctcccctagTCCCTCGTCGATGCACCTTCCTCTGTCACCCACGATAACGCACCCGAGGCGGGGCCTGTACCAGAGAGAGCTGGTCTCGCACAGATTTCCCGGACTGGAGGCTGAGTCGCTGCAGATGATGCGGGAAGAGCACGAGCTGGTCTTGGCCAATCACAGGAAGGTGGGCCTTTACCTGGATGAGAAGAGGGAGGGGCTAAAGCGACGGCAACAGCTAGAAGAGGAGCTTCTCAGGGCAAAGGTCAAAGTGGAGAGACTGAGAGCGGCGCGGCTAAGACACggactaccacacacacacatgtaa